One Thermoanaerobacter pseudethanolicus ATCC 33223 genomic window, GCTTTTCTTATTCCAATTTCTCTGGTGCGTTCAGTTACAGAAACCAACATTATGTTCATGATTCCGATTCCACCTACTATAAGCGATATACCAGCAATTGCTCCTATGATTGCCGTAAATATGCTTAATATTCTGTTGAATTCTTCTAGGAAACCGATGAGGTTTTCTGCTTCGTATTTATCTTTGTTGTGATGAAGTGCTTCTATTAAGCGCACAGCCTGAGAGGAGGCTTCATCTAATTGGTTTTGGTTGTAGGTCATTACGTAAATTTGTGAAATATCTACGTCTTGGAAGATTTTTTGCGCGTAAGTTATTGGAATTGCAACTATTACAGGTATTTGGTCAGCTATTGAGCCTCCTAAACTTTTTAAATTACCACTGTCAATAACGCCAATTATCTTTGCTGTGTCAAAGGAAGAAGAACTGCCTATTTTAATAGTTTTTCCTACGCAATCTTCATAACCGAAAAGTTCTTTTGCAGAGTCTTTATCAATAAGTACCACATTTCTACCCATGAGAATGTCTTTTTCATTTAAAAAGCGGCCATAGATTATTTTTATGTTAGAGACATTTCCATAATCAAAATCTGTTGCTATAAAAATAGCCCTCTTGGTAAGTTTATCTGTTTTAGCGAGTCCAAATTTTTCTGTAATTGGCGCCGCATATTTTACCGAAGAAAGTCTTTTTCTGATCATTTCTACATCTTTGAGAGTCAGTTTATCGCTTTCTCTTATTTCAACATTATTTTTCGTCTTGATAGAAAATACACTAACGCCGATTTTTTCGAATTCGCCTAAAATAGCTTTTTGACCGCCTGCTCCTAAAGACACTATTGTTATAACTGAAGCAATTCCGATTATAATCCCCAACATCGTAAGAAGGGCTCTTAATTTGTTACTTAATATACTGTCAATTGCTACTTTTATGGCTTCTAAAATATACATCCTTTATCACCTGCTAATAAGTTATTCTGTTTGCGATAGGGGTATCTTCTATAATGTTTCCATCTCTTAAGCGAAGTATCCTTTTTGCGTGATTTGCTATGTCCTGTTCGTGGGTAACCATCACTATTGTAGTACCCGATTCATTTAGTTGATAAAAAATTCTCATTATCTCAATACTGGAGTTTGTGTCGAGATTTCCTGTTGGCTCGTCAGCTAATAGAAAAGAAGGATTCATTACAATTGCACGAGCGATTGCTACTCTTTGTTGCTGCCCCCCTGAAAGTTCATTAGGTTTGTGGTGTATTCTTTCACTTAATCCCACTATTTCTAAAGCTTTTATTGCTCTTTTTCTACGCTCTTTTGCTGGTATTTTGGCGTACAACATTGGCAGTTCTACATTTGACAGTGCGTCTAATTTACTCAAAAGGTTAAAAGACTGAAAAACAAAACCTATCTGGCGATTTCTTAAATAAGCTAATTGGTCATCATTTAACGTTGATATTTCGGTTCCATTGAGCTTATAACTTCCAGATGTGGGTTTATCCAAAAGACCAATTATATTCATTAAAGTAGATTTACCAGAGCCAGAGGGACCAACAATTGCTACATATTCACCTTTATTTATTTTTAAAGAGACGCCTTTTAATGCATTCACTTGGACTTTTCCAAGATTGTACACCTTTCTTACATTGCTCAATTCAATCATCAGTCTTTCCCGCCCTTTATTGTGATTTTTGTACCATCTTCGATAGAACTGGTGGGATTTAGTATGACTTTTTCGCCGACATTTACTCCCTTTATGATTTCTGTCTCCAAATCAGAAACGAGTCCGCTTTTTACTTTCCTTTGTTTTGCTATACCATTTTCTACTACATACACAAATTCGTTACCATATTTGTCACTTACGATTGCTTCTGATGGAACTTTTATTACATCTTTTTTTTCGGCAATTTTTATGTCGACATCTACATTAAAACCTGGTTTTATTGTGCCATCATTGCTTAAAAGGTCCACATAAACTTTTACGACATTATCTCCACCTGTTTGAGTGATTACTTTTGTCGCAGTTGGACTTACTTTACTTACTACTCCTTCAAAAGTTTTATCTGCAAAATGTATGTAGGCTTTTTGCCCTTCTTTTAAATTTACCGCATCATAAGGTTTTACATCAAGTGCAATTTGCAAGTTGTTTAAGTCTTCTACTGCAATTGCAGGAAATTGAGAGGAGGTAAAATAGCTATTATCTTTGGCATTTACTATGGTTACTGTCCCATCAAATTCAGCAATAACATATTTTTGCTGTTTATACATATTTTGCTTTATATTTTTGAGATTTAATTCTGCAATTTCTACTTGTTTTTGTTGGAGTTTTATTTGGTCGTCAAGGCTAAGAGAAGAAGTTTGTATCTGTGAAGTGGAGGGTTGTTGTACTGTACTTTCTCCCGAAGGGAGTTGTTGTGGCAAAGAGGTATTTGGAATTTGAGCTGCGACTTGGGATTGTTGTGACTGTTTTTCTTTTAATTTTTTTAATGCATCCAGTTGCATTTGCGCCATTTCCAGTTGTTTTTGTGCAATTTGATATTGTATAGATAAATCTTGTGTTTCTAATTCTAGAAGTTTATCTCCTTTTTTTACATTATCTCCAACGGATACATAGACTTTTAAAACTTTAGTAGGAGATAATATGTAATATTCTTGTTTGGACTTTGATTCTACTACTCCTGTGGTAGAGAATAAAGAAACTATATCACCTTTTTCAACTTTAGCAGCATTTACCTCTACAGTGGAAGCAGAGTTTTTGTTTTTTATAGAGATTGCATAAACGGTAGAAGCTACAATTGCTAAAATTACTGTGACTATTGTTAATGTTTTAACAGTATTTTTCATAAACACCACCCTCAAAATTTATAGTTCTTCTTTGATTTTTTGTAATATGTTTTTTAATGTTTCTAATTCTTGAGGAGAGAGTTTTTCAAAAATTGGCTGCAAAATTTTTTCCCTAAACATTGCTAAGTGTTTATAAAGATCTTGGCCTTTTTTTGTCAAAGAAATTTCTATTTTTCTTCTGTCTTCCAAATCAAAGTTCCTTTGAACTAACCCTTTCTCTACAAGTTTGTCTACTATGCTTGTAAGGGTGCTGGGGGAAATACCTAATTCTAAAGCAATATCTTTCATATACATTGGATTGCTTTTATTTTCGCTTAAAATTATTATTACTTGTTGTTCTCCAATTGTGAGGTCTTTTTGAAACTCAGAGAGGTCATTTGCTTTCAGTTGATTATTGAGTTTTTGTCTAATTATACGAAACAGGTCATATAAAAGCTTAATATCACAATCTTTGTTCATAAATTTTCACCTCAAAAATTTTTAATACAAAATATTTTATACATCAAAATATTAACTCATTAATATTTTTTTGTCAATAGGTGGATAAATTATTATGAAAGTAGATTAAAGATAATTGTGATTGACAGCTAATAATAGTATAATGTATAATAACAAGTAAAATGATGGATAAATGCGATGACCAGGAGAGTAGCAATAGCAGGTATACAGGGAGAAGATACCGTGATTGAGAGT contains:
- a CDS encoding ABC transporter permease translates to MYILEAIKVAIDSILSNKLRALLTMLGIIIGIASVITIVSLGAGGQKAILGEFEKIGVSVFSIKTKNNVEIRESDKLTLKDVEMIRKRLSSVKYAAPITEKFGLAKTDKLTKRAIFIATDFDYGNVSNIKIIYGRFLNEKDILMGRNVVLIDKDSAKELFGYEDCVGKTIKIGSSSSFDTAKIIGVIDSGNLKSLGGSIADQIPVIVAIPITYAQKIFQDVDISQIYVMTYNQNQLDEASSQAVRLIEALHHNKDKYEAENLIGFLEEFNRILSIFTAIIGAIAGISLIVGGIGIMNIMLVSVTERTREIGIRKAIGARQKDILMQFLIEAVAISLLGGAIGIFFGYILSNIIGPFINITPIISINTILIAFLFSSAVGIFFGIYPAQKAARLDPIVALRYE
- a CDS encoding ABC transporter ATP-binding protein — its product is MIELSNVRKVYNLGKVQVNALKGVSLKINKGEYVAIVGPSGSGKSTLMNIIGLLDKPTSGSYKLNGTEISTLNDDQLAYLRNRQIGFVFQSFNLLSKLDALSNVELPMLYAKIPAKERRKRAIKALEIVGLSERIHHKPNELSGGQQQRVAIARAIVMNPSFLLADEPTGNLDTNSSIEIMRIFYQLNESGTTIVMVTHEQDIANHAKRILRLRDGNIIEDTPIANRITY
- a CDS encoding efflux RND transporter periplasmic adaptor subunit, with product MKNTVKTLTIVTVILAIVASTVYAISIKNKNSASTVEVNAAKVEKGDIVSLFSTTGVVESKSKQEYYILSPTKVLKVYVSVGDNVKKGDKLLELETQDLSIQYQIAQKQLEMAQMQLDALKKLKEKQSQQSQVAAQIPNTSLPQQLPSGESTVQQPSTSQIQTSSLSLDDQIKLQQKQVEIAELNLKNIKQNMYKQQKYVIAEFDGTVTIVNAKDNSYFTSSQFPAIAVEDLNNLQIALDVKPYDAVNLKEGQKAYIHFADKTFEGVVSKVSPTATKVITQTGGDNVVKVYVDLLSNDGTIKPGFNVDVDIKIAEKKDVIKVPSEAIVSDKYGNEFVYVVENGIAKQRKVKSGLVSDLETEIIKGVNVGEKVILNPTSSIEDGTKITIKGGKD
- a CDS encoding MarR family winged helix-turn-helix transcriptional regulator, which gives rise to MNKDCDIKLLYDLFRIIRQKLNNQLKANDLSEFQKDLTIGEQQVIIILSENKSNPMYMKDIALELGISPSTLTSIVDKLVEKGLVQRNFDLEDRRKIEISLTKKGQDLYKHLAMFREKILQPIFEKLSPQELETLKNILQKIKEEL